From the genome of Nitrosopumilus sp., one region includes:
- a CDS encoding Kae1-associated serine/threonine protein kinase, translating to MKLFKKGAEADLYKTKWKNSRAILKIRKAKNYRDPSLDSRIRKQRTIKESVMISSVKSFGIPTPLIYFVNLKTTSILMQEIPGRPVHDLSESKIIELSKEIGKLVGILHKNGVMHGDLTTSNFILFRSTVFVIDFGLSQNTIKPEDHAVDLRLIKEILNSAHAKIMMSSWKNFLCGYKSVVGNSYHAKITKLVSDIESRGRYAEVV from the coding sequence ATGAAATTATTTAAAAAAGGAGCTGAAGCTGATCTGTATAAAACTAAATGGAAAAATTCCAGAGCAATTTTAAAAATTAGAAAAGCAAAAAATTATCGTGACCCTTCACTTGATTCAAGAATTCGTAAACAAAGAACAATTAAAGAATCTGTGATGATCTCCTCTGTCAAATCATTTGGTATACCTACACCTCTAATTTATTTTGTAAATTTAAAAACCACGTCAATCCTGATGCAAGAAATTCCGGGAAGACCTGTTCATGATCTGTCTGAATCAAAAATCATTGAATTATCTAAAGAAATTGGAAAATTGGTTGGCATATTGCACAAAAATGGAGTTATGCATGGCGATTTGACGACTTCGAATTTTATCTTATTTCGAAGCACTGTATTTGTAATTGATTTTGGATTGTCTCAAAATACAATAAAACCTGAAGATCATGCAGTGGATCTGAGATTAATTAAAGAAATTCTCAATAGTGCTCATGCCAAAATTATGATGTCCTCATGGAAAAATTTCCTATGTGGATACAAATCTGTAGTTGGGAATTCATATCATGCCAAAATCACTAAATTGGTCTCAGATATTGAAAGCCGTGGTAGATATGCCGAAGTCGTTTGA